The following are encoded in a window of Ruminiclostridium herbifermentans genomic DNA:
- the cysK gene encoding cysteine synthase A: protein MSKVYKSLTDLIGRTPLLQLSNYEKKNNLNATLIGKLEYFNPAGSVKDRIAKAMIDDAEAKGILKKDSVIIEPTSGNTGIGLASVAAARGYRIILTMPETMSVERRNLLKAYGAELVLTEGTKGMKGAIEKANELAAEIPNSFIPGQFVNPANPAIHRATTGPEIWEDTDGKVDIFVAGIGTGGTITGVGEYLKSKNPNIKVVGVEPASSPILTKGYAGSHKIQGIGANFVPDTLNTNIYDEIIPVENEAAFATGRELSKTEGLLIGISSGAALWAATQLANRPENAGKTIIVLLPDTGERYLSTPLFAD, encoded by the coding sequence ATGTCAAAGGTTTACAAAAGCTTAACAGATTTAATTGGCAGAACACCATTGCTTCAATTATCAAATTATGAAAAGAAAAATAATCTTAATGCAACTCTTATCGGTAAGTTAGAATATTTTAATCCTGCTGGCAGTGTAAAAGACAGAATTGCAAAAGCTATGATTGATGACGCTGAAGCAAAAGGCATATTAAAAAAGGATTCAGTTATTATAGAACCAACCAGCGGAAATACAGGTATAGGCTTAGCTTCAGTTGCAGCTGCCAGAGGCTATAGAATTATACTTACTATGCCAGAAACTATGAGCGTAGAACGTAGAAACTTATTAAAAGCATACGGTGCAGAACTTGTATTAACAGAAGGCACTAAGGGTATGAAGGGTGCTATAGAAAAAGCCAATGAACTTGCAGCTGAAATACCAAACAGCTTCATTCCCGGCCAGTTTGTAAATCCAGCAAATCCTGCAATTCATAGAGCAACAACAGGTCCTGAAATCTGGGAAGATACTGACGGAAAGGTTGATATTTTTGTTGCTGGTATCGGAACTGGCGGAACAATTACAGGTGTAGGCGAATATTTGAAATCAAAAAATCCCAATATTAAAGTAGTGGGAGTTGAACCAGCAAGTTCACCTATCCTTACAAAGGGATATGCAGGCTCACATAAAATTCAGGGTATAGGTGCCAACTTTGTACCTGATACACTGAATACTAATATTTATGATGAAATAATTCCTGTTGAAAATGAAGCTGCTTTTGCAACAGGAAGAGAACTTTCTAAGACAGAAGGTCTTTTGATTGGAATTTCTTCTGGTGCAGCACTATGGGCAGCAACCCAGTTGGCAAACAGACCAGAAAATGCAGGCAAAACAATTATAGTTTTACTCCCCGATACTGGCGAGAGATATTTGTCAACACCATTATTTGCAGACTAA
- a CDS encoding rod shape-determining protein translates to MGFGQDIGIDLGTASVLVYIKGKGIVLREPSVVAIDKNTNKLLAVGEEARRMLGRTPGNIVAIRPLRDGVISDYDITERMLKYFINKATGNRKFFKPRIMVCVPSGVTEVEKRAVIDASMQAGARKTYLIEEPIAAAIGAGIDISKACGSMVVDMGGGTTDIAVISLGGTVVSTSIKVAGDKFDEAIVRYMRKKHNIMIGERTAEDLKINIGTVYPRVQEVTMDIRGRNLISGLPKTITISSTEMMEALEEPISSVVEAVHSVLERTPPELAADISDRGIVMTGGGSLIYGLDKLIQEKTGINVIIADDSISCVAMGTGKALDNIEAIEESALSSNSLKHRS, encoded by the coding sequence TTGGGTTTTGGACAGGACATCGGTATTGATTTGGGTACAGCTTCAGTGCTTGTATATATTAAGGGAAAAGGCATTGTTTTAAGAGAGCCTTCGGTTGTTGCGATTGACAAAAATACCAATAAACTTTTAGCAGTAGGTGAAGAAGCTAGAAGAATGTTAGGAAGAACACCTGGAAATATTGTCGCAATTAGACCGCTTAGAGATGGTGTAATATCTGATTATGATATTACAGAGCGTATGCTTAAATATTTTATAAACAAGGCGACTGGAAATAGGAAGTTTTTTAAACCAAGAATAATGGTTTGTGTTCCCAGCGGAGTTACAGAAGTAGAGAAAAGAGCAGTTATAGATGCTTCAATGCAGGCTGGAGCTAGAAAGACATATTTAATAGAAGAACCAATAGCAGCAGCTATAGGTGCTGGAATTGATATCTCAAAAGCATGTGGCAGCATGGTTGTGGATATGGGTGGTGGAACCACTGATATAGCAGTTATATCCTTAGGTGGAACAGTAGTAAGTACATCCATAAAGGTAGCAGGAGACAAATTTGATGAAGCAATCGTTAGATATATGCGTAAGAAGCATAATATTATGATTGGTGAAAGAACTGCGGAAGATCTAAAGATAAATATAGGAACGGTATATCCAAGAGTTCAAGAGGTGACTATGGATATTAGGGGTAGAAATTTAATATCTGGATTGCCTAAAACTATTACTATATCGTCTACTGAAATGATGGAAGCTTTAGAAGAGCCTATTTCAAGTGTAGTAGAAGCAGTTCATTCTGTTCTGGAGCGTACACCTCCTGAATTGGCTGCAGATATAAGTGATAGAGGAATTGTAATGACAGGTGGAGGAAGCTTGATTTATGGACTAGACAAGCTTATTCAAGAAAAGACAGGAATAAATGTTATTATTGCAGATGATTCTATATCCTGTGTTGCAATGGGAACTGGTAAAGCTTTAGATAATATAGAGGCCATAGAAGAAAGTGCGTTGTCTTCAAATAGTTTGAAACATAGATCCTAA
- the murC gene encoding UDP-N-acetylmuramate--L-alanine ligase yields MNNNSNILESEDIKNVHFIGIGGSSMSGLAEILLSQGYKVSGSDIKSSKTTQKLESKGAQIFIGHKSENINNPDLVIYTVAVKDDNAEMLRARQLNIPIIDRAELLGLLMKKHSFGIAIAGTHGKTTTTSMITSIMLEANTDPTVHIGGELDCIGGNTRIGKSEFFITEACEYYGSFLKFHPFMSVVLNIEVDHVDYFKDLSHIKSTFEEFVSLVPPNGYIVACADDENTLSVVKNKNCNIITYGLKNPNAMWSAKNIRYNELGFGYFDVYKDGEMLGTVSLSVPGKHNISNSLAAIAACYTCGCSMEDIISGLLAFGGSHKRFELKGLVDDIKVIDDYAHHPSEVQATLSAAKNTAHNKLLCVFQPHTYTRTKAFLDKFSNSFSDADNIIITDIYAAREKDPGDIHSSILAEKLRQNGVNAIYISDFQDIAEYLDKNAQAGDLILTMGAGDVVRVGEIFINLRGNK; encoded by the coding sequence TTGAATAATAATTCTAATATTTTGGAATCTGAAGATATCAAAAATGTACATTTTATAGGTATTGGCGGTTCAAGCATGAGTGGTCTGGCTGAAATCCTTTTGAGCCAAGGTTATAAGGTTTCAGGTTCAGATATTAAGTCTTCAAAAACAACACAAAAGCTTGAAAGCAAAGGTGCTCAGATTTTTATCGGACACAAATCTGAAAATATAAATAATCCCGACCTTGTTATTTATACAGTTGCAGTTAAAGATGATAATGCCGAAATGCTTCGCGCACGCCAATTAAATATACCCATTATTGATCGTGCAGAGCTTCTGGGGCTTTTAATGAAAAAACACTCCTTTGGCATTGCAATTGCTGGTACACATGGGAAAACCACAACTACATCTATGATAACTTCTATTATGTTAGAGGCTAATACCGACCCTACAGTTCATATCGGGGGAGAGTTAGATTGCATTGGAGGAAATACTAGAATTGGCAAGTCCGAATTCTTTATAACCGAGGCATGTGAATACTATGGCAGTTTCTTGAAATTTCATCCATTTATGTCAGTAGTTTTGAACATTGAGGTAGATCACGTGGATTATTTCAAGGATTTAAGCCATATTAAGTCAACCTTTGAAGAATTTGTTTCATTAGTACCTCCAAATGGATATATCGTGGCTTGTGCAGATGATGAAAATACGCTTTCAGTTGTGAAAAATAAAAATTGTAATATAATAACCTATGGTCTTAAAAATCCAAATGCTATGTGGAGTGCTAAAAATATTCGATATAATGAATTGGGATTTGGTTATTTTGATGTTTATAAAGACGGTGAAATGTTAGGTACTGTCTCTCTTTCAGTACCAGGAAAGCATAATATAAGTAATTCTCTTGCAGCCATTGCTGCCTGTTATACCTGCGGTTGTAGCATGGAGGATATCATATCTGGTCTGCTGGCCTTCGGAGGAAGTCACAAACGTTTTGAATTAAAGGGTTTGGTAGATGATATAAAAGTAATTGATGATTATGCCCATCATCCTTCTGAGGTTCAAGCCACTCTCAGTGCAGCTAAGAATACTGCACACAATAAGTTATTGTGTGTATTTCAGCCACATACCTATACAAGAACAAAAGCTTTTTTAGATAAGTTCTCAAATTCTTTTAGTGATGCCGATAATATTATAATAACTGATATTTACGCTGCTAGAGAAAAAGACCCAGGTGATATACATTCTAGCATCTTAGCAGAAAAGCTTCGTCAGAATGGTGTAAATGCCATTTACATCAGTGATTTTCAAGACATTGCTGAGTATCTTGATAAGAATGCCCAAGCAGGCGATTTAATACTAACAATGGGAGCTGGAGATGTGGTCCGAGTAGGTGAAATTTTCATAAACCTAAGGGGAAATAAGTAG
- the hydE gene encoding [FeFe] hydrogenase H-cluster radical SAM maturase HydE translates to MKAIIDKLYNTQNLDREEFLNLLNNFDTNISEYLFSKSREVALKHFGNSIYTRGLIEFTNYCKNNCYYCGIRSSNKNTERYRLSIDEVLSCCKTGYELGFRTFVLQGGEDNYFSDNEIVDILKKIKSNYSDCAITLSIGEKSYESYKRYFEAGADRYLLRHETANEEHYQKLHPKSLSLSNRKQCLYNLKDIGFQVGTGFMIGSPYQTMENIVEDLMFIKEFSPEMVGMGPFIPHKDTIFSNEPAGSLELTLLLIGIVRLLLPNSLIPATTALGTIDKNGREKGILAGANVVMPNLSPVSVRKKYLLYDNKICTGEEAAECNHCLQNRMKSIGYQLVVDRGDYKYK, encoded by the coding sequence ATGAAAGCAATAATTGATAAGCTATATAATACACAAAACTTAGATAGAGAAGAGTTTCTTAATTTACTCAATAATTTTGATACCAATATTAGTGAATACTTATTTTCCAAATCACGAGAGGTTGCTTTAAAGCATTTCGGTAATTCAATTTATACAAGAGGTCTAATAGAGTTTACTAACTACTGTAAAAATAATTGTTATTACTGCGGCATTAGAAGCAGCAATAAAAACACAGAGAGATATAGATTAAGCATAGATGAAGTGCTTTCCTGTTGCAAAACTGGTTATGAGTTAGGCTTTCGCACCTTTGTACTGCAAGGCGGTGAAGATAATTACTTTTCTGACAATGAAATAGTTGATATTCTAAAAAAAATCAAGTCTAATTATTCAGACTGTGCTATTACTCTCTCAATAGGTGAAAAAAGCTATGAATCCTATAAACGCTACTTTGAAGCAGGTGCAGACCGGTATTTGCTTCGTCATGAAACTGCAAATGAGGAGCATTATCAAAAGCTTCACCCAAAAAGCTTATCCTTAAGTAACAGAAAACAGTGCTTATATAATTTGAAGGATATAGGCTTTCAGGTGGGTACAGGATTTATGATAGGTTCACCTTATCAGACAATGGAGAATATTGTTGAAGATTTAATGTTCATTAAAGAATTTTCTCCCGAAATGGTGGGTATGGGTCCCTTTATACCTCACAAGGACACAATATTTTCTAACGAGCCTGCTGGCAGCTTAGAATTGACACTATTGCTGATTGGAATTGTACGATTATTGCTGCCAAATTCACTTATTCCTGCTACTACAGCTCTTGGTACAATTGATAAAAATGGGCGCGAAAAAGGCATTCTTGCAGGTGCAAATGTTGTAATGCCAAACCTCTCTCCTGTTTCTGTACGTAAGAAATATTTATTATACGATAATAAAATTTGCACAGGTGAAGAGGCTGCAGAATGTAACCATTGTCTGCAAAACCGTATGAAAAGCATTGGCTATCAGCTAGTTGTCGATAGAGGAGATTATAAATATAAATAA
- a CDS encoding RloB family protein, with the protein MPKTTLTPERKVAIEKQFLGRIIIFCEGMTEKLYLDYFANIINKKNKYTDIKIETESANGNSRKVFNFANNFMESESNNRKYINYTKYLIFDCDSPKDIQSVINDMIASTKEYNLLVSNFLFEVWLLMHFEIVDSKMSKKKIYEKLGIHLANDYVKANAGTIREIIRKGSVEDAIKNAQKLYELHESAGNKIENNIKDMNPYTNVHKLLEQFMLEIS; encoded by the coding sequence ATGCCTAAAACAACATTAACACCTGAAAGGAAAGTGGCAATAGAGAAGCAGTTTCTAGGAAGGATTATTATTTTCTGTGAGGGCATGACGGAAAAGCTATATTTAGATTATTTCGCTAATATAATAAATAAGAAAAATAAGTATACCGATATCAAAATTGAGACTGAATCTGCAAATGGAAATTCTAGAAAAGTTTTCAATTTTGCTAATAACTTTATGGAATCAGAATCAAATAATAGAAAGTATATTAACTATACAAAATATCTAATTTTTGATTGTGATTCTCCGAAGGATATTCAAAGCGTTATTAATGATATGATAGCATCAACAAAAGAATATAATCTTTTAGTTTCGAATTTTTTATTTGAAGTTTGGCTGTTGATGCATTTTGAAATAGTTGATAGCAAGATGTCAAAGAAAAAAATATATGAGAAGCTTGGAATCCATCTTGCTAATGATTATGTTAAAGCAAATGCAGGTACAATAAGAGAAATAATCAGAAAAGGTAGTGTTGAGGATGCTATAAAAAATGCACAGAAATTATATGAACTGCATGAGTCAGCAGGCAATAAAATTGAAAATAATATTAAAGATATGAATCCTTATACAAATGTACATAAGTTACTTGAACAGTTTATGCTTGAGATTTCATAA
- the flgG gene encoding flagellar basal-body rod protein FlgG, translated as MMRALWTAGSGMKAQQFNVDVISNNLSNVNTTGYKKERAEFNDLLYQTMERAYVLEDKGRPVNLQVGHGTQVSATVRNFDSGNFDHTGSNLDFAIDGEGFFTILMPNESVQYTKDGSFKISVSEDGLRKLTTSQGYPVLDSAEQEIVFDTDVDISKLVVTSQGAMSYINADGETVDLGQTIGMVTFPNKYALEAVGGNLFTKNSATGEPIQVSDDEYSSTTIKQGYLEASNVQVVDEMVKLIIAQRAYEVNSKAIQSSDDMLQIANNLMK; from the coding sequence ATGATGAGAGCATTATGGACAGCGGGCTCAGGTATGAAAGCTCAGCAGTTCAATGTAGATGTTATTTCTAACAATTTATCAAACGTTAATACTACTGGATATAAAAAGGAAAGAGCAGAATTTAATGATTTATTGTATCAGACAATGGAAAGAGCATATGTTCTTGAAGATAAAGGTAGACCAGTAAACCTTCAAGTTGGACATGGTACTCAGGTGAGTGCTACAGTTAGAAATTTTGATAGTGGTAATTTTGATCATACAGGTTCAAATTTAGACTTTGCTATTGACGGAGAAGGATTCTTTACTATATTGATGCCAAATGAATCAGTTCAATATACTAAAGATGGTTCGTTTAAGATAAGCGTTTCAGAGGATGGACTTAGGAAATTGACTACATCACAAGGATATCCTGTTTTGGACAGTGCAGAACAGGAGATAGTGTTTGATACAGATGTTGATATTTCCAAACTTGTTGTTACTTCACAGGGTGCTATGAGTTATATAAATGCTGATGGTGAGACTGTTGATTTAGGACAAACAATTGGTATGGTTACTTTTCCTAATAAATATGCTTTAGAAGCTGTAGGAGGAAATCTTTTCACAAAGAATTCTGCTACAGGAGAGCCAATACAGGTAAGTGATGATGAGTATAGTTCAACCACAATAAAACAAGGCTATCTAGAAGCTTCAAATGTACAAGTTGTTGATGAAATGGTTAAATTAATTATTGCTCAAAGAGCTTATGAAGTTAATTCAAAAGCAATTCAGTCTTCTGATGATATGCTTCAGATTGCAAATAACTTAATGAAATAG
- a CDS encoding sporulation transcriptional regulator SpoIIID — MSLHFDTTVHKDVTERLEKINPSLLSAVRVVLELGLPVFLSLRYYM, encoded by the coding sequence ATTTCTCTCCATTTTGATACTACAGTCCATAAGGATGTAACCGAAAGATTAGAGAAAATCAATCCTTCATTATTGAGTGCTGTAAGAGTGGTACTGGAGCTGGGCCTCCCAGTTTTTTTGAGTTTGAGGTATTATATGTAA
- a CDS encoding rod-binding protein → MEIGSINSLNNLDSVQNTSSKVADDDFEKRLKAAAESGDDAELKKVCKEFEGIFISMMFKQMRATVPKSDYFSSDTATELYNSMFDDELCKVASQRGIGLGDMMYKQMSKQYGKQEVLNQTSGGIIDEKK, encoded by the coding sequence ATGGAAATAGGAAGTATTAATTCTTTAAACAATCTTGATAGTGTCCAAAACACATCTTCTAAGGTTGCTGATGACGATTTTGAAAAAAGACTTAAGGCAGCTGCTGAGAGTGGAGATGATGCTGAACTTAAGAAAGTTTGTAAAGAATTTGAAGGCATATTTATTAGTATGATGTTTAAACAAATGAGAGCTACAGTGCCAAAATCAGATTATTTTTCTAGTGATACAGCTACAGAGTTATACAATTCGATGTTTGATGATGAGCTCTGTAAGGTAGCATCACAAAGAGGAATAGGCCTTGGAGATATGATGTACAAGCAGATGTCAAAGCAATATGGCAAGCAGGAGGTTTTGAACCAGACTTCCGGAGGAATAATTGATGAGAAAAAATAA
- the fabZ gene encoding 3-hydroxyacyl-ACP dehydratase FabZ, giving the protein MLTNKEIREILPHRYPFLLVDKVIELEPGKRAVGIKNVSANEPFFQGHFPDYPIMPGVLIVEALAQIAGIAVAVIEENKGKLGVFAGIDSMKFKNQVLPGDVLTLEAEILLSKMGVTKAKVKATVDGRLAAEGEIKFAMTKV; this is encoded by the coding sequence ATGCTTACAAATAAAGAAATTAGAGAAATATTACCGCATAGGTATCCATTTCTGTTGGTTGACAAGGTTATTGAACTTGAACCAGGAAAAAGAGCAGTAGGAATTAAGAATGTATCAGCAAATGAACCTTTTTTTCAGGGACATTTTCCGGATTATCCTATAATGCCAGGAGTATTGATAGTTGAGGCACTTGCTCAAATAGCTGGCATAGCAGTTGCTGTTATAGAAGAGAATAAAGGTAAATTAGGAGTATTTGCAGGTATAGACAGCATGAAGTTTAAAAATCAAGTTCTACCTGGAGATGTTTTAACTCTTGAGGCTGAAATACTTTTATCAAAAATGGGTGTTACTAAAGCAAAAGTTAAGGCGACAGTTGATGGAAGGCTTGCGGCTGAGGGAGAAATAAAGTTTGCTATGACAAAGGTTTAA
- a CDS encoding flagellar hook-basal body protein, with protein sequence MIRGLYTSGWSMLANTRKLDVITNNMANVNTNAYKKDTVVFESFPSVLTKRINDTRSPLNPSGNIGRMQLSSDVGEVFTNYTQGQLSQTGSKLDFAISDDGSGVSPAFFTVGMMDGNNNNNINEYYTKDGSFTINSNNQLVTKEGYLVMGEKGPITLSDTEFSVNEKGEIIQDGKLVDRLKITQFADATKLRKFGNNLIQNTDSEVVEFTGNVLQGYSEQSNVNVVDEMVDMITVMRAYEASQKVLQAQDNTLEKAVTEVGVVR encoded by the coding sequence ATGATTAGAGGATTATATACTTCAGGATGGAGTATGCTTGCTAATACCAGAAAGCTTGACGTTATAACAAATAATATGGCAAATGTTAATACTAATGCTTATAAAAAGGATACTGTTGTTTTTGAGAGCTTTCCTTCTGTATTAACAAAGAGAATTAATGATACCAGAAGCCCATTAAATCCTTCTGGTAATATTGGAAGAATGCAGCTCAGTAGTGATGTGGGTGAAGTTTTTACTAACTATACACAGGGGCAGTTAAGTCAAACAGGCAGCAAGCTTGATTTTGCTATTAGTGATGACGGTTCAGGTGTAAGCCCTGCATTTTTTACAGTAGGCATGATGGATGGAAATAATAACAATAATATTAATGAATATTATACGAAAGATGGTTCTTTTACCATAAATTCAAATAACCAATTAGTTACTAAGGAAGGTTATTTAGTAATGGGTGAAAAAGGACCTATTACGCTCTCAGACACGGAATTTTCTGTGAATGAGAAGGGTGAGATAATTCAGGATGGCAAATTAGTTGATAGACTCAAAATTACTCAATTTGCTGATGCTACTAAACTAAGAAAGTTTGGAAACAATCTTATTCAGAATACTGACAGCGAGGTTGTTGAATTTACTGGAAATGTTCTTCAGGGATATTCTGAACAGTCAAATGTAAATGTAGTTGATGAAATGGTTGATATGATTACTGTAATGAGAGCTTATGAAGCAAGTCAAAAGGTTCTTCAAGCACAGGACAATACTTTAGAAAAGGCTGTAACTGAGGTGGGTGTAGTTAGATAA
- the spoIIID gene encoding sporulation transcriptional regulator SpoIIID, with the protein MKEYIEERVLELANYIIDKKTTVRYAAKKFGISKSTVHKDVTERLEKINPSLMSAVRVILEENKAERHIRGGEATKAKYQAK; encoded by the coding sequence TTGAAGGAATATATAGAGGAACGGGTTTTGGAACTCGCAAATTATATTATTGACAAAAAGACAACTGTCAGGTACGCAGCTAAAAAATTTGGCATTTCAAAATCTACAGTCCATAAGGATGTAACCGAAAGACTCGAGAAAATCAATCCTTCATTAATGAGCGCTGTAAGAGTAATACTTGAGGAGAATAAAGCTGAAAGGCATATACGTGGTGGAGAAGCAACAAAAGCGAAATATCAAGCAAAATAA
- a CDS encoding phosphodiester glycosidase family protein, which yields MRKNNHNLIIVISIFVILSCILFYAGQFLFYTENTKSPITQTAETTEIEALRPVPIEYKNITTSINGKKQEIFLIEFDPLDNRVEFKPVLSYNNVFGFENLSEICKRTGAYAAINAGFFYENGDPVGMVAIDSELVINATGRDPVLLIDKNGVRFEKLFTQLSFSVNGEKIYINKLNRSGLDGNIVLYTNVYGSTNRARIKNTSVSIKNGTVTSIIRDTLQEVPIQKDSSLLSFFGKNSELPDKLGIKVGDKINIEMEPKFTEPYEAYECGCMLVDNGISVVPDEYRWVGSLNNQDPRTAIGIKEDGRVVLFVVDGRQPGYSSGLTGKELAEYLVSIGVKHAAMLDGGATSQMFVDGELKNKPSYRGIERPVAGAFIVKVKN from the coding sequence ATGAGAAAAAATAATCACAATTTGATTATAGTTATTAGTATATTTGTTATATTGTCCTGCATTTTATTTTATGCCGGACAATTTTTATTTTATACAGAAAACACGAAGAGTCCTATTACACAAACCGCTGAAACAACTGAAATAGAGGCGTTACGACCAGTTCCAATTGAGTATAAGAACATTACAACATCGATTAATGGTAAGAAACAAGAGATATTTTTAATAGAGTTTGATCCCCTTGATAATAGAGTAGAATTTAAACCTGTTCTTTCATATAATAATGTATTTGGATTTGAGAATTTATCAGAAATTTGTAAAAGAACTGGTGCGTATGCTGCTATAAATGCGGGCTTTTTCTATGAGAATGGAGATCCTGTGGGAATGGTTGCTATTGACAGTGAACTTGTAATTAATGCAACAGGTAGAGATCCTGTTTTGTTGATTGATAAAAACGGTGTAAGATTTGAAAAGCTATTTACTCAATTATCATTTAGTGTAAATGGTGAAAAAATCTATATTAATAAGCTTAATCGCAGTGGATTAGATGGAAATATTGTTTTATATACAAATGTATACGGTTCAACAAATAGAGCTCGTATAAAGAATACATCTGTTAGTATTAAAAATGGTACAGTTACTTCTATAATTAGAGATACACTACAAGAGGTGCCTATACAAAAGGATAGCAGCTTGCTTAGTTTTTTTGGGAAAAACTCTGAATTACCTGATAAGCTAGGTATTAAAGTTGGGGATAAAATTAATATCGAAATGGAACCTAAATTTACTGAGCCTTATGAGGCTTATGAATGTGGCTGTATGCTGGTAGATAATGGGATATCGGTAGTGCCTGATGAGTATAGGTGGGTAGGTTCATTAAATAACCAAGATCCTCGTACGGCCATTGGAATAAAAGAGGATGGTAGAGTTGTTCTTTTTGTTGTTGATGGCAGACAGCCTGGCTATAGCAGTGGGCTTACAGGTAAGGAACTTGCTGAATATTTAGTATCCATTGGAGTTAAGCATGCTGCAATGCTAGACGGAGGTGCAACGTCTCAGATGTTCGTGGATGGTGAACTGAAAAACAAGCCATCATATAGGGGGATAGAAAGACCCGTTGCAGGAGCTTTTATTGTAAAGGTAAAAAATTGA
- a CDS encoding AAA family ATPase — translation MLIMFKTRNFMSFKDEVIIDFRATSYIQHPTHVLEINDKMKVLKTTAIYGANASGKSNLISAMYFFKKYIFEQFLSNRKSDNTEIDNKFKVELDQFLLSDESDNVSEFEIIFCYNNKIIQYGFECTPDNVLSEWYYINENKVFERNGNKLSFGSQYRNILNKYSKVIPERLHLSVLEYLLDKTEKELVLKDFIDFFIKDYNVYLEIFFEVSIKKVGGMVSFNDKILKDKKYRNKIVSYLKRIDVGISGLEVQKKIVLDEETGKETEKQIVKSIHNVYNSAGEVTGKQYFDLIQESTGTLRFLSYIQNVIEMTENGGVFIVDELSARLHPLLTKLIVDIFQDNSNKKAQLIFTTHDISILNKEQFRRDEVLFVDKDIKGVSKIYALSDLKVREDASFNKDYLQGKYGAIPIFNYDEIIGGD, via the coding sequence ATGCTTATAATGTTTAAAACAAGAAATTTTATGTCTTTTAAGGATGAAGTAATAATAGATTTTAGGGCAACTTCTTATATTCAGCATCCAACACATGTTTTAGAGATTAATGATAAAATGAAGGTTTTAAAAACCACTGCAATATATGGAGCAAATGCTTCAGGAAAATCAAACCTTATCTCGGCTATGTACTTCTTTAAAAAATATATTTTTGAACAATTTTTATCAAATCGTAAATCTGATAATACAGAAATTGATAATAAATTTAAAGTAGAATTAGATCAGTTTCTTTTATCAGACGAAAGTGATAACGTATCAGAATTCGAAATCATTTTTTGTTATAATAATAAAATTATTCAATATGGTTTCGAATGTACTCCTGATAATGTATTGAGTGAATGGTATTATATAAATGAAAATAAAGTTTTTGAAAGGAATGGAAATAAGCTCTCGTTCGGGAGTCAATATCGAAACATTTTAAATAAATACTCAAAAGTAATTCCTGAAAGACTTCATCTTTCTGTACTTGAATATTTGCTTGATAAAACAGAAAAAGAGCTTGTGTTGAAGGATTTCATTGACTTTTTCATTAAGGATTACAATGTTTATTTGGAGATATTCTTTGAAGTAAGTATAAAGAAAGTAGGAGGCATGGTTAGTTTTAATGATAAAATATTAAAAGATAAGAAGTATAGAAATAAAATAGTATCATATCTGAAGCGAATTGATGTTGGTATATCAGGATTGGAGGTTCAAAAGAAAATCGTATTAGACGAGGAGACAGGGAAGGAAACGGAAAAACAGATAGTTAAGTCTATCCATAATGTTTATAATTCTGCTGGTGAGGTGACTGGCAAACAATATTTCGATTTAATACAAGAATCCACTGGAACACTGAGATTTTTATCATATATACAAAATGTAATTGAAATGACTGAAAACGGGGGAGTGTTTATTGTAGATGAACTATCTGCAAGATTACATCCACTTTTGACAAAGTTAATTGTAGATATTTTTCAAGATAACAGTAATAAAAAAGCCCAGCTTATATTTACTACTCATGATATATCAATACTAAACAAAGAACAGTTTAGACGAGATGAGGTTCTATTTGTTGACAAGGATATTAAAGGAGTTTCAAAAATTTATGCATTATCAGACTTAAAAGTTCGTGAAGATGCTAGCTTTAATAAGGATTATCTTCAAGGAAAGTACGGAGCCATTCCTATATTTAATTACGATGAAATAATTGGTGGTGACTAA